A window from Nothobranchius furzeri strain GRZ-AD chromosome 17, NfurGRZ-RIMD1, whole genome shotgun sequence encodes these proteins:
- the zgc:114041 gene encoding monocarboxylate transporter 13 → MKSRRTGPPGGVYGWVVVTSAFFVMGLTGAVLKNYGHFFLDIQSHFGVLTSTTSWVTSTTIAMFHIGAPAASALSLRFSQRVVIIVGGLLCTTGMVLVSLDLSLPWLYLTMGVLEGAGFSFSWVPAVSMVSHYFTKWRPIAYALASSGECVFAVVFSPLFKWLIDIYSWRGALLIIGGLQLNLCVCGMLMRPLETNHTTSQIDRPGGDAAETPSKTNATFQCSLMRKPEFLLYILFAILAAAGFFVPTLFLVPFADSLGMDQYWPASILSGLAVADLAGRLFCGWLTSMRLLRNLQLLTIVTSLLGVVLLLLPISYNHWALMGFSLLYGFLFGCMVAIHVTSIVDIVSLEGFDSGLGLFMLFRSIGGFIGPPAGGWLVDQNKDYSSAFYLSGFCLISSAVFVVLVDCLIQRKNSGDHQTVHQQTGNALRDAAA, encoded by the exons ATGAAGTCCAGGAGAACAGGACCTCCTGGTGGGGTCTATGGCTGGGTGGTGGTCACATCAGCCTTCTTCGTCATGGGACTCACTGGAGCTGTCCTCAAGAACTATGGCCACTTCTTCCTGGACATACAGAGTCACTTTGGAGTTCTGACCAGCACTACCTCATGGGTAACCTCTACAACTATTGCCATGTTCCACATTGGAG CTCCAGCAGCCAGTGCTCTGTCCTTGAGGTTTTCCCAGAGGGTGGTCATCATAGTTGGGGGCCTTCTGTGCACCACTGGGATGGTCCTGGTCTCTCTGGACCTCAGTCTGCCTTGGCTCTACCTCACAATGGGAGTCCTGGAAG GTGCAGGCTTTTCCTTCTCGTGGGTTCCTGCCGTGAGCATGGTGAGCCACTACTTTACGAAGTGGCGGCCCATCGCCTACGCTCTCGCGAGCTCAGGGGAGTgtgtgtttgctgtggttttcagCCCCCTCTTCAAATGGCTGATTGACATTTACTCCTGGCGGGGGGCACTGCTCATCATCGGAGGCCTTCagctgaacctgtgtgtgtgtggcatgctCATGAGACCCCTGGAGACAAACCACACGACTTCACAGATAGACCGCCCTGGAGGCGACGCTGCTGAGACCCCATCAAAGACAAACGCCACCTTCCAGTGCAGCCTCATGAGAAAACCTGAATTTCTTCTCTACATCCTGTTTGCCATCCTAGCAGCTGCAGGGTTTTTTGTCCCCACTCTGTTCCTGGTTCCCTTCGCCGACAGTTTGGGGATGGATCAGTACTGGCCGGCCTCTATCCTCTCTGGTCTGGCAGTAGCTGACCTGGCGGGGAGGCTGTTCTGTGGGTGGCTCACCAGCATGAGGCTTCTGAGGAACCTGCAGCTGCTCACCATCGTCACCAGTCTGCTGGGGGTGGTTCTGCTTCTGCTACCCATCAGCTACAACCACTGGGCCCTCATGGGCTTCTCTTTGCTCTACGGCTTCCTgtttggctgcatggtggccaTTCACGTCACCTCCATAGTGGACATCGTGAGTCTGGAGGGATTCGACAGTGGACTGGGGCTCTTTATGCTGTTCAGGAGCATCGGAGGCTTCATTGGTCCACCAGCTGGAG GCTGGTTGGTGGACCAGAACAAAGACTACAGCTCCGCCTTCTACCTGTCGGGCTTCTGCCTGATTTCTTCTGCGGTGTTTGTCGTCCTGGTCGACTGCCTGATTCAGAGGAAGAACTCTGGAGATCATCAGACCGTCCACCAGCAGACGGGAAACGCGTTAAGAGACGCTGCTGCATGA